Proteins encoded together in one Lathyrus oleraceus cultivar Zhongwan6 chromosome 5, CAAS_Psat_ZW6_1.0, whole genome shotgun sequence window:
- the LOC127082829 gene encoding aldehyde dehydrogenase family 3 member H1: MVFDGEAASSLVKELRVSFSSGKTRSYEWRISQVKALLKMMAEQEDEIVDALRSDLAKPPLETVVYEIGMFKNSCELVLRELKQWMTPEKAKTSITTFPSSAEIIPEPLGVVLVISAWNYPFLLSLDPVVGAIAAGNAVVLKPSEIAPASSSLLAKLLGEYLDNSSIRVVEGAVDETTALLQQKWDKIFYTGNGKVGRIVMAAAAKHLTPVVLELGGKSPTVVDSNVNLEVAARRIISGKWGCNNGQACISPDYLITTKEFAPKLVEALKTELENCFGKNPIESKDLSRIVNSNHFARLLKFLDEDKVSGKIVYGGEKDESKLRIAPTILLDVPQDSLIMSEEIFGPLLPIVTVNKLEESFDLINAGTKPLAAYLFTHDNKFKEQFVKNVSAGGLLINDTVLHLVVHTLPFGGVGDSGMGAYHGKFSFDAFTHRKAVLYRGFTGDSSIRYPPYTDTKQKMMKALVAGDVPGVVRALIGWS, from the exons ATGGTGTTTGACGGAGAAGCCGCGTCGTCGCTGGTGAAGGAACTGAGGGTGAGTTTCAGTTCCGGTAAGACGCGAAGTTACGAATGGAGAATATCGCAGGTGAAGGCTCTTTTGAAAATGATGGCTGAACAAGAGGATGAAATCGTTGATGCTCTTCGTTCTGACCTTGCTAAACCGCCACTCGAAACCGTCGTCTACGAG ATTGGTATGTTTAAAAACTCATGTGAACTCGTGCTCAGGGAATTGAAACAATGGATGACACCAGAAAAG GCTAAAACTTCAATCACAACTTTTCCGTCTTCGGCTGAAATCATACCTGAACCACTTGGTGTTGTGTTAGTCATCTCCGCGTGGAACTATCCATTTT TGTTGTCCCTTGATCCAGTTGTCGGAGCTATAGCAGCTGGTAATGCTGTGGTTCTAAAACCATCAGAAATTGCTCCGGCTTCATCTTCACTGCTGGCGAAATTGTTAGGGGAGTACTTGGATAACTCGTCTATAAGAGTTGTGGAAGGAGCGGTGGATGAAACTACTGCATTGTTGCAACAAAAGTGGGACAAAATTTTCTACACAG GTAATGGAAAAGTGGGACGGATAGTGATGGCTGCTGCTGCAAAACACCTTACACCAGTTGTTCTTGAACTTGGAGGAAAATCTCCAACTGTTGTTGATTCAAATGTCAATTTAGAG GTTGCTGCAAGACGGATCATTTCTGGCAAATGGGGCTGTAACAATGGACAAGCCTGCATTTCTCCTGATTATCTTATAACAACAAAAGAATTTGCTCCGAAATTG GTAGAAGCGTTAAAGACTGAATTGGAAAACTGCTTTGGAAAGAACCCAATAGAATCGAAAGATTTGTCGCGCATTGTGAACTCTAACCACTTTGCTCGCTTGTTAAAGTTCTTGGACGAGGATAAGGTTTCTGGCAAGATTGTTTATGGAGGTGAAAAGGATGAAAGCAAATT GAGGATTGCTCCAACTATTTTATTAGACGTTCCACAAGATTCTCTGATAATGAGTGAGGAAATCTTTGGTCCATTGCTTCCGATAGTCACG GTGAATAAGCTGGAAGAAAGCTTCGATTTGATCAACGCAGGAACAAAGCCACTTGCTGCATATTTATTTACACACGACAACAAGTTCAAGGAGCAATTTGTGAAGAATGTTTCTGCTGGGGGTTTGCTTATCAATGACACTGTCTTACAT CTTGTGGTTCATACATTGCCATTTGGGGGAGTTGGTGACAGTGGAATGGGTGCATACCATGGAAAATTCTCCTTTGATGCTTTTACTCACAGAAAGGCAGTTCTTTATCGCGGGTTTACAGGTGATTCATCGATAAGGTACCCACCTTACACTGACACAAAGCAGAAAATGATGAAGGCTCTAGTCGCCGGTGATGTTCCTGGTGTAGTTCGTGCGCTTATTGGATGGTCCTAA
- the LOC127079699 gene encoding uncharacterized protein LOC127079699: protein MASTSRNNSINRKRDNHKRSKSVESFANFVPPPYLLNTSGSFQMPTRMPSRNGSRKSGAPIMYSNSSGMLKPPPIEKTLECTLEELCYGCTKKVMITRDVLTDTGSVVKEEEQLTINVEPGWKKGTKITFVGKGNMRPNAYQEDIVFHVSEKGHQLFRREGDDLALCLEIPLIKALTGCTISVPLLGGDHMNLTVDDVIYPGYQKIVTDQGMSISRESGKRGDLRITFLVEFPTHLTDNQRSDVFGILQNSC, encoded by the exons ATGGCTTCTACGTCAAGAAACAACTCAATTAACAGAAAGAGGGATAACCACAAGAGAAGCAAGAGCGTCGAAAGCTTTGCTAATTTTGTACCTCCCCCTTATTTATTGAATACTAGCGGCAGTTTCCAAATGCCTACTCGTATGCCGTCAAGAAATGGTAGTCGTAAAAGTGGAGCTCCGATCATGTATTCCAATTCATCAGGAATGCTAAAACCACCACCAATTGAGAAAACTCTCGAATGCACCCTTGAAGAGTTGTGTTATGGTTGCACGAAAAAGGTCATGATCACGAGAGATGTCCTAACAGATACCGG AAGTGTTGTTAAAGAGGAGGAACAATTAACAATAAATGTAGAACCCGGATGGAAGAAAGGAACAAAGATAACATTCGTAGGCAAAGGGAATATGAGGCCTAATGCATACCAAGAAGACATAGTATTTCATGTATCTGAGAAGGGACACCAACTTTTCAGAAGAGAAGGGGATGATTTGGCATTATGTTTAGAAATTCCCTTAATAAAAGCACTTACTGGGTGTACAATATCAGTTCCATTGTTGGGTGGAGATCATATGAATTTGACGGTAGATGATGTTATATATCCTGGCTATCAGAAGATTGTCACTGATCAAGGTATGTCAATCTCTAGAGAATCAGGGAAGAGAGGAGACTTAAGAATTACATTTCTTGTTGAGTTTCCAACACATCTTACAGATAATCAAAGATCTGATGTTTTTGGTATTTTACAGAATTCTTGTTAA